A single genomic interval of Bacillus sp. es.036 harbors:
- a CDS encoding Cof-type HAD-IIB family hydrolase, whose product MTTKPHLIAIDLDGTLLNSEKNISERTKSVIFEAKRQGHHVAIATGRPYRASVRYYNELALDSPIVNFNGAFVHHPLDRSFGTLHSPMELTTAKSIVSSCSDINVKNIMAEVLDDVYLHQHDELIMQNMIMNDSSIFTGEIHKNLKDDPTSLLIHPHEQQLADLRQMLRDHHAEMIEHRVWAAPLNIIEIVRAGLNKAVGLQRLATHFNVPQERIIAFGDEDNDLEMIEYAGTGVAMGNAINELKNIANEVTVTNEEDGIATFLEERLKLSISDKRQLS is encoded by the coding sequence ATGACAACTAAACCGCATCTAATCGCAATTGATCTTGATGGCACGTTGTTAAACAGCGAAAAGAATATTTCAGAACGCACGAAATCTGTCATCTTTGAAGCGAAAAGGCAAGGTCATCACGTCGCAATCGCAACAGGTCGCCCTTATCGGGCAAGCGTTCGCTATTATAACGAACTAGCACTTGATTCTCCAATCGTTAATTTTAACGGGGCATTTGTTCACCATCCCCTCGATCGCTCTTTTGGAACTCTTCATTCTCCAATGGAATTAACTACTGCGAAATCCATCGTTTCTTCCTGTAGTGATATCAATGTAAAAAACATTATGGCTGAAGTGCTTGATGATGTTTACCTGCATCAGCATGATGAGCTTATTATGCAAAATATGATTATGAATGACTCTTCCATTTTCACTGGGGAAATCCATAAAAATCTCAAAGATGATCCAACCTCTCTTCTCATTCATCCGCACGAACAACAGCTTGCGGATCTTCGCCAAATGTTAAGAGACCATCATGCGGAAATGATTGAGCACAGGGTTTGGGCTGCTCCATTAAATATCATCGAGATCGTTCGAGCAGGATTAAACAAAGCAGTCGGTTTGCAGCGTTTAGCAACTCACTTTAACGTTCCTCAAGAGAGAATTATTGCTTTTGGCGATGAAGACAATGACCTTGAAATGATTGAATACGCTGGTACTGGCGTTGCGATGGGAAATGCAATTAATGAATTAAAAAATATCGCGAATGAAGTGACCGTAACAAATGAAGAAGACGGGATTGCAACTTTTCTTGAGGAAAGACTGAAACTCTCGATTTCTGACAAAAGACAGCTATCATAA